The following are from one region of the Aspergillus chevalieri M1 DNA, chromosome 1, nearly complete sequence genome:
- a CDS encoding uncharacterized protein (COG:S;~EggNog:ENOG410PK8C) codes for MDEDWYGLSITVENLVKYKQVTQSLSSALDAGLCVSQSTGELILERQVYILQALNILVEDILEAGSSSRMSRTRPRKHVEGAHVALFTLSIDPKPEKLPPVEILACAVDQKSSLEEYIDLCRTEPAFLTHVVNTWFSSRPELVPDEKGRSMPLATDKFIRIAVFEVIHNAVIGAAVWGYLCSLLHALVDQPNDRFYWSTILHEIAEVSHFEHCRAQKLFKRYVQMASGSKFFKRVSGVYDNGTARVAMKIKPDLLTRVDPQMHYILCLCQAKLDVSQAVDWIRKLDGFHQALPTEQGNITEREFDAFCDLAVTASFIQSLSGWLKLL; via the exons ATGGACGAAGATTGGTATGGGCTGTCCATTACAGTGGAGAATCTGGTGAAGTATAAGCAAGTCACACAGAGCTTGTCATCGGCTCTAGATGCCGGGCTTTGTGTGTCTCAATCGACTGGTGAACTCATCCTGGAGAGGCAAGTTTACATCCTGCAGGCACTGAATATCCTGGTTGAGGATATTCTTGAAGCGGGTTCATCATCGAGGATGTCAAGAACCCGACCGAGAAAACACGTGGAAGGGGCACACGTGGCACTGTTCACCCTGTCCATCGACCCAAAGCCAGAAAAGCTTCCCCCGGTGGAGATACTTGCTTGTGCAGTCGACCAAAAGTCCTCACTGGAGGAGTACATTGATCTATGTCGCACCGAGCCCGCCTTCCTTACACACGTGGTGAATACCTGGTTCTCCAGTCGACCTGAGCTGGTCCCTGACGAAAAGGGTCGAAGCATGCCTCTGGCTACAGACAAATTTATCAGGATCGCTGTTTTCGAAGTTATCCACAATGCGGTTATTGGAGCTGCTGTTTGGGGTTATCTGTGTTCTCTTCTACATGCTCTCGTCGATCAGCCAAATGACCGGTTTTACTGGAGTACGATCCTCCATGAGATTGCGGAGGTATCCCATTTCGAACATTGCCGGGCCCAAAAGCTGTTCAAGCGTTACGTGCAAATGGCCTCTGGGTCTAAATTTTTCAAACGAGTTTCCGGTGTATATGACAACGGCACTGCGCGTGTGGCCATGAAAATTAAACCAGACTTATTGACCAGGGTGGACCCGCAGATGCACTATATACTCTGTCTGTGTCAAGCCAAGTTAGATGTCTCCCAGGCGGTTGACTGGATCAGAAAGCTGGATGGTTTTCATCAAGCTCTACCCACAGAGCAAGGAAATATAACGGAACGAGAGTTCGACGCCTTCTGCGATCTTGCTGTGACTGCCAGTTTTATCCAGTCCTTGTCG GGGTGGCTGAAGCTGCTCTGA
- a CDS encoding uncharacterized protein (COG:V;~EggNog:ENOG410Q1YZ;~InterPro:IPR006094,IPR010031,IPR036318,IPR016169, IPR016166,IPR016167;~PFAM:PF01565;~SECRETED:SignalP(1-20);~go_function: GO:0016491 - oxidoreductase activity [Evidence IEA];~go_function: GO:0016899 - oxidoreductase activity, acting on the CH-OH group of donors, oxygen as acceptor [Evidence IEA];~go_function: GO:0050660 - flavin adenine dinucleotide binding [Evidence IEA];~go_function: GO:0071949 - FAD binding [Evidence IEA];~go_process: GO:0055114 - oxidation-reduction process [Evidence IEA]), translated as MVGLKLQLLLVLLHAVFSSAYRWFNWQFEVTCESDAYIAPEDESAAASFLKDQYARGSLIKVVGNGHGFGNLTTCVDTARTKKPSYIVSLTNLKHLDINREDMTVTFGAGWDVYDLIQELKANGLSFNNLGVEQVQNFIGAVSTGTHGTGSHVGNMATQVVGLRVLDSQGSLRVIDQTTNAEELKAFRVSLGALGLITEMTIKVHPTYLVKKTTRVLNATTDYAQMYKEIAQLYKEHDRMTVWGPHFDWDSKAQDWAIEPTYFASWWEPTNYTGVRNCTLNYCANGCGDCKKNYICYDEVSDAVSCGPEGVCTHQFYAEIEHFFPAEYLLEAATNYTLFQQSQTPRMKAPYNEQMVFQFRMLKGDDAYLSPVNTYNLGPESSGVFAVLEIDWMQEYNNFTTLWQNQELAEEFLPRFGEAYNVRSHWNKMSPANSTYILDKFPKLPEFLAIQERQDPKCQFVNDFLVQQLGITRCSGYLSM; from the coding sequence ATGGTTGGCTTGAAGCTACAGCTCTTGCTTGTGCTGCTGCACGCAGTTTTCAGTTCCGCCTACCGATGGTTCAACTGGCAATTCGAGGTCACCTGTGAGTCTGACGCATACATTGCCCCTGAGGATGAGTCCGCTGCTGCCTCATTCCTCAAGGATCAGTATGCTAGGGGCTCCCTTATCAAAGTGGTAGGCAACGGCCATGGATTTGGGAACCTTACTACCTGCGTCGACACCGCCCGCACCAAGAAGCCCTCCTACATCGTTTCCCTTACCAACTTGAAGCACCTCGACATCAACAGGGAGGATATGACTGTCACTTTTGGTGCTGGCTGGGATGTATATGACCTGATACAGGAGCTCAAGGCCAATGGACTTTCGTTCAACAACCTTGGTGTAGAGCAGGTCCAGAACTTCATTGGTGCTGTCTCTACAGGAACTCACGGAACTGGATCCCATGTCGGCAATATGGCAACACAGGTGGTGGGATTGCGTGTTTTGGATTCTCAGGGCTCCCTCCGTGTCATCGACCAGACGACCAATGCCGAGGAGCTCAAGGCCTTCCGAGTCAGCCTTGGTGCCCTTGGCCTGATCACCGAGATGACTATCAAAGTGCACCCGACATATCTCGTGAAGAAGACCACTCGGGTTTTGAATGCCACTACCGACTATGCCCAGATGTACAAGGAAATCGCTCAACTATACAAGGAACATGATCGAATGACAGTCTGGGGTCCGCACTTTGACTGGGATAGCAAGGCACAGGACTGGGCTATTGAGCCTACCTACTTTGCCTCTTGGTGGGAGCCGACCAACTACACAGGTGTCCGGAACTGCACGCTCAACTACTGCGCCAATGGCTGCGGTGACTGCAAAAAAAACTATATCTGCTATGATGAAGTCTCTGATGCTGTCTCCTGCGGCCCGGAGGGTGTGTGCACTCACCAATTCTATGCCGAGATCGAACACTTTTTCCCTGCAGAGTATCTTCTGGAAGCCGCCACCAACTATACCCTGTTTCAGCAGAGCCAGACCCCTCGAATGAAGGCCCCTTACAATGAGCAAATGGTCTTCCAATTCCGCATGCTAAAGGGAGATGACGCATATCTCTCCCCAGTCAACACCTACAACCTTGGACCCGAGAGCAGTGGGGTGTTTGCCGTTCTCGAGATTGACTGGATGCAGGAATACAACAACTTTACCACTCTGTGGCAAAACCAGGAGTTGGCTGAGGAGTTTCTTCCTCGATTCGGTGAAGCGTATAATGTTCGCTCACACTGGAATAAGATGTCTCCGGCGAATTCCACCTACATCCTTGACAAGTTCCCAAAGCTGCCTGAGTTTTTGGCTATTCAGGAGCGCCAGGATCCCAAGTGCCAGTTCGTCAATGACTTTTTGGTTCAACAGCTAGGTATCACCCGCTGCTCCGGTTATCTGTCTATGTAA
- a CDS encoding uncharacterized protein (CAZy:AA3;~COG:E;~EggNog:ENOG410Q22J;~InterPro:IPR012132,IPR000172,IPR036188,IPR027424;~PFAM:PF00732;~SECRETED:SignalP(1-16);~go_function: GO:0016614 - oxidoreductase activity, acting on CH-OH group of donors [Evidence IEA];~go_function: GO:0050660 - flavin adenine dinucleotide binding [Evidence IEA];~go_process: GO:0055114 - oxidation-reduction process [Evidence IEA]): MKFGFVEAALLSVALAQTTHKHAPIDIQSSLLRDPREVADKRFDYIIAGGGLTGLTAAARLTENPNISVLVVEGGYYESNRGPIIEDVNTYGDIFDSSLDYAYQTTPQASNNLSGIVRSGKGLGGSTLINGASWTRPHKSQIDSWESVFGNDGWNWENLTSYMHQAEAARPPNPAEVTAGHFFDPSCHGLNGAVHTGTRNTGEKFSPMIKALMDTVKPQGVPTRHDFCCGDPHGVSMILNSVNAKQIRSDAAREWLLPNYRRHNLKLLTGQLVGKVLFDETNIGPKAVGVEYGVHKQFTFKAYAKHEVLLAAGSAASPLILEWSGIGLKSVLDTVGIRQIVDLPVGLNLQDQTTTTVRSAITASGAGQGQAVYFATFNETLGDLAPVGIDLLNMKLQQWAEETVAAGGFHNVTALMSQYENYRDWLINKNIAYVELFLDTSGKIHFDIWDLIPFTRGYVHILDADPYLGRRAYNPRYYQNELDVLAQAAATQLARNLSNSGEMKQYFAGEQIPGFNCHNLA, from the coding sequence ATGAAGTTTGGGTTTGTTGAGGCTGCACTTTTGTCTGTCGCATTAGCGCAGACGACACACAAACATGCACCGATCGATATCCAGTCGAGTCTCCTGCGCGACCCCCGAGAAGTAGCCGACAAACGATTCGACTATATTATCGCCGGGGGTGGTTTGACCGGCTtgactgctgctgctcggCTCACAGAAAACCCTAATATCTCTGTTCTTGTGGTCGAAGGAGGCTACTACGAATCCAACCGGGGCCCGATCATCGAAGATGTGAACACTTACGGCGATATTTTCGATTCTTCTCTTGATTACGCTTATCAAACTACACCGCAAGCTTCCAATAACCTCTCCGGTATAGTCCGTTCAGGCAAGGGCCTCGGAGGATCGACCTTGATTAACGGAGCCTCTTGGACTCGTCCGCACAAGAGCCAGATTGATTCCTGGGAGTCGGTCTTTGGAAATGACGGCTGGAATTGGGAAAATCTCACCTCTTACATGCACCAAGCCGAGGCAGCCCGTCCGCCGAACCCCGCGGAGGTTACTGCAGGCCACTTTTTCGACCCTTCATGCCATGGCCTGAATGGAGCTGTCCATACTGGCACTCGAAATACTGGCGAGAAGTTCAGCCCAATGATAAAGGCTCTCATGGACACTGTCAAACCACAGGGTGTCCCTACTCGACATGACTTTTGTTGCGGCGACCCGCATGGTGTTTCCATGATCCTGAATTCGGTTAACGCAAAGCAAATCCGCTCCGATGCAGCCCGTGAATGGCTGCTCCCTAATTACCGACGGCATAACCTGAAGTTATTAACCGGTCAGCTTGTTGGGAAGGTCCTCTTTGATGAGACTAATATTGGCCCCAAGGCTGTTGGCGTGGAGTATGGTGTTCATAAACAGTTTACGTTTAAGGCGTATGCGAAACATGAAGTTTTGTTGGCAGCGGGCTCTGCGGCCTCCCCTCTGATCTTGGAatggtctggaattggtctGAAGTCAGTCCTTGATACAGTTGGCATTCGGCAGATTGTCGATCTCCCTGTAGGTTTGAACCTGCAAGACCAAACCACTACAACTGTCCGTTCTGCTATCACTGCTTCTGGAGCTGGTCAAGGTCAGGCGGTCTATTTTGCTACTTTCAATGAAACGCTTGGCGATCTCGCACCCGTCGGAATTGATCTACTGAATATGAAACTCCAACAATGGGCCGAGGAgactgttgctgctggtggcTTTCATAACGTCACGGCCCTTATGAGCCAATATGAAAACTACCGGGACTGGCTTATTAACAAGAATATTGCTTATGTTGAACTTTTTTTGGATACAAGCGGCAAAATCCATTTCGATATCTGGGACCTCATCCCCTTTACCAGAGGTTACGTGCATATCCTTGATGCAGACCCTTACCTCGGCCGTCGCGCATACAACCCACGGTACTACCAGAATGAACTAGATGTTCTAGCTCAAGCTGCGGCAACGCAATTGGCACGAAACCTGAGCAATAGTGGGGAAATGAAGCAATATTTTGCTGGAGAACAAATACCTGGATTCaactgtcacaacctggcctaa
- the fetC gene encoding putative ferrooxidoreductase Fet3 (CAZy:AA1;~COG:Q;~EggNog:ENOG410PHHS;~InterPro:IPR008972,IPR011707,IPR011706,IPR033138, IPR044130,IPR002355,IPR001117;~PFAM:PF00394,PF07731,PF07732;~TransMembrane:1 (o531-554i);~go_function: GO:0005507 - copper ion binding [Evidence IEA];~go_function: GO:0016491 - oxidoreductase activity [Evidence IEA];~go_process: GO:0006811 - ion transport [Evidence IEA];~go_process: GO:0055114 - oxidation-reduction process [Evidence IEA]) → MTAMSATLNYDWNVTWMTANPDGMMERPVIGINGQWPLPVLNFTRGDRVIAKVHNGLGNESTSIHWHGFYQNGTNEMDGPPHVTQCDIPPGATMVYNFTVDQTGTYWYHSHSRGQYPEGLRQALVITDPKNPYAGQYDEELVLTLSDWYHDQFRYLLEGFISVTNPTGAEPVPNSALMNDTQNLTIPVEQGKTYLLRLANVGAFASQYFWIEGHTMRIVEVDGVWTDAAETDMIYITSAQRYSVLVTMKNETSQNYAMVGSMDTELFDSLPPTLNYNVTGWLVYNDQAEKSAPAELSSFNPYDDFNLRPADGMECLPDADYTITLDMKMDNLGDGANYAFFNDKTYVMPKVPTLYSVLTTGSAATDPAIYGTDSLAYVLQKNDVVDIILNNGDDGKHPFHLHGRNFQLIHRSPENAGHFDASNPPPFATVPMRRDTVTLEPLGNFVLRFRADNPGVWLFHCHIEWHMDSGLVATFIEAPLDIQRSITIPDDHLQVCNISGSMTAGNAAGNTEDLYDLTGESRAPPPLPEGFTPGGIVALVFSCIAAVLGMVSIVW, encoded by the exons ATGACGGCCATGTCTGCAACACTCAACTACGACTGGAACGTCACCTGGATGACAGCCAATCCTGATGGGATGATGGAGCGTCCGGTGATAGGAATCAATGGACAGTGGCCGCTCCCCGTGCTGAATTTCACACGCGGAGACCGGGTCATCGCAAAAGTCCACAACGGCCTAGGCAATGAAAGCACCAGTATTCATTGGCATGGCTTCTATCAGAATGGTACCAATGAGATGGATGGACCTCCTCATGTCACTCAATGTGATATCCCCCCGGGGGCCACGATGGTCTACAACTTCACG GTTGACCAGACAGGAACATACTGGTACCACTCACACTCGCGGGGGCAGTACCCCGAGGGGTTGCGACAGGCTTTGGTGATCACTGACCCCAAAAACCCTTATGCTGGGCAGTATGATGAAGAGCTTGTCCTGACCTTGTCGGATTGGTATCACGATCAATTCCGATACCTTCTAGAAGGCTTTATCAGCGTGACGAATCCTACTGGCGCAGAGCCCGTACCGAACTCTGCTCTTATGAATGATACTCAAAACCTCACGATCCCGGTTGAGCAGGGCAAAACTTACCTCCTACGTTTGGCTAACGTTGGTGCATTTGCGAGTCAGTATTTCTGGATTGAGGGCCACACCATGAGGATTGTAGAAGTGGACGGGGTTTGGACAGACGCAGCAGAGACCGATATGATCTACATCACAAGCGCGCAACGCTACAGCGTCCTAGTGACAATGAAGAATGAGACGAGTCAGAACTACGCCATGGTGGGAAGTATGGACACG GAGCTATTCGATAGTCTGCCTCCGACTTTGAACTACAACGTCACAGGATGGCTGGTATACAACGACCAAGCCGAAAAGTCTGCGCCCGCCGAGTTATCTTCCTTTAATCCATATGACGACTTCAACCTCAGACCAGCTGACGGCATGGAGTGTCTTCCCGACGCCGACTACACTATAACTTTGGACATGAAAATGGACAACTTGGGCGACGGGGCCAACTA TGCCTTTTTCAATGACAAAACCTATGTGATGCCCAAGGTTCCTACCCTCTATTCCGTCTTGACCACTGGGTCGGCAGCGACGGACCCGGCCATCTACGGGACGGATAGTCTTGCCTATGTCCTGCAAAAAAACGATGTGGTTGACATTATTCTGAACAACGGTGACGATGGGAAACACCCTTTCCATCTCCACGGACGCAATTTCCAGCTCATCCACCGAAGTCCAGAAAATGCAGGGCACTTTGACGCCAGCAACCCACCACCATTTGCGACTGTCCCGATGCGACGAGATACAGTCACCCTCGAACCACTGGGAAATTTTGTTCTTCGGTTCCGTGCTGATAATCCAG GTGTCTGGCTTTTTCACTGCCatattgaatggcacatggACTCTGGACTCGTAGCTACCTTTATTGAGGCACCCCTCGACATCCAGCGGAGCATCACAATTCCCGATGATCACTTGCAAGTTTGCAACATCAGCGGCTCTATGACAGCCGGAAACGCGGCCGGTAATACTGAAGATCTTTACGATCTGACCGGTGAAAGCAGAGCGCCGCCACCATTGCCGGAGGGTTTCACTCCGGGGGGCATCGTGGCTCTGGTGTTCAGCTGCATTGCGGCTGTTCTTGGAATGGTTTCCATTGTTTGGTAA
- the AOX1_1 gene encoding alternative oxidase (COG:C;~EggNog:ENOG410Q1XZ;~InterPro:IPR002680,IPR038659;~PFAM:PF01786;~TransMembrane:2 (o103-124i169-188o);~go_function: GO:0009916 - alternative oxidase activity [Evidence IEA];~go_process: GO:0055114 - oxidation-reduction process [Evidence IEA]): MSHQVRIARFSCITQIPYPSASKFILGSRQYTQGALQKSSWTHPVYTQEQIQSVKIAHRNAKCLPDKLALETVRFLRWGMDFVTGYRANSPLSKPNRMTERKWITRFVFLESVAGVPGMVAGMLRHLKSIRQMKRDYGWIETLLEEAYNERMHLLTFLQLAKPGWKMRTMVLGTQCVFFTAFFMAYILSPRICHRFVGYLEEEAVITYTKAIKDLDDGCLPLWKSLGAPAMAVKYWQMPEGNRCMRSLLLYVRADEAKHRDVNHTLGSLDQDRDRNPFSAKFREQIGKVNDVIDSRVPDELYIRSQQRQRVKE; encoded by the exons ATGAGTCATCAAGTACGCATCGCTCGCTTCTCCTGCATCACGCAAATTCCCTACCCTTCGGCTTCGAAATTCATTCTTGGGAGCAGACAGTACACACAAGGCGCATTGCAAAAGTCATCGTGGACTCATCCTGT ATATACACAGGAACAAATCCAATCCGTTAAAATCGCACATCGAAATGCAAAATGCCTCCCCGACAAGCTCGCCCTTGAAACCGTCCGCTTCCTTCGCTGGGGCATGGACTTTGTCACCGGATACCGAGCAAATTCTCCTTTATCGAAACCCAATCGAATGACAGAGAGGAAATGGATCACAAGATTCGTCTTCCTTGAAAGCGTCGCCGGCGTACCGGGGATGGTAGCCGGCATGCTCAGACATCTCAAGAGTATCAGACAAATGAAGAGGGATTATGGATG GATTGAGACCCTCCTTGAAGAAGCCTACAATGAACGAATGCACCTCCTGACATTCCTCCAACTAGCCAAACCAGGCTGGAAAATGCGAACAATGGTCCTTGGCACTCAATGTGTCTTCTTCACCGCATTCTTCATGGCTTATATCCTCTCCCCACGCATTTGCCACCGATTTGTCGGCTACCTCGAGGAGGAAGCCGTCATCACATACACCAAGGCAATCAAGGATCTTGACGACGGATGCCTTCCTCTATGGAAGAGTCTGGGGGCTCCCGCAATGGCAGTCAAGTACTGGCAGATGCCAGAAGGGAATAGATGTATGCGATCTCTACTGCTGTATGTGCGTGCGGATGAGGCGAAGCATCGTGATGTGAATCATACACTGGGTAGCTTGGACCAGGACAGAGATCGGAACCCTTTTTCGGCCAAGTTTAGGGAGCAGATTGGAAAGGTTAACGATGTTATTGATTCGAGGGTTCCGGATGAGCTTTACATTCGCAGTCAGCAGAGGCAAAGGGTTAAAGAATAG